The sequence below is a genomic window from Caldisericum sp..
GTTCTCTTACAAGCCCTGTTGCGTTCCTTACAAACAACTTTTGCGCCATTTTTAACCTCCTTTGTTATATTTTGTTTGTACTTCGTACAACCTCTCAAAAAGCGGCTTAAGAGTTTTGTAAAGATCCTTATAAAGGGCAAAATACTCTCTGTAAATAGGGGTTTTCTCTTTGTTTGGCTTTATAATCTCAAAATCCTTAAGGAATTTCTCAATTTCTGAATAATCCTTAAAAATATTTGAAGAGACACCAGCAAGAAAAGCAACACCCAATGATGAGCCTGGGTTTGACTTAATGTATTTCAATTCCTTGCCAAGTGAATCAGCTGCTATTTCTCTTGTAAGCGGATTACGTGCTCCTCCTTCCGATATAAATACCCTCTTTATCTCAAGCCCTAAATCATTCAGGACATCAACATGGTGAAGAAAACCATAGACAATGCTTTCAAGGATTGACCTAAAAATATCTCCCCTCGTATGATGTAGTTGCAACCCAAACAAAACACCTCGTGCTTTTGTATCAAATATAGGGGTCTTTTCTCCAAGAAAATACGGCAATGTTATGATTCCTCTTGCTCCAATCTCACTTTTATATGCCTCTTCTGTAAGTTTGTCAAAACTATTTTCATTTACTACATTTCTCATAAACCATTTAACAAGAGAGCCACTTGCAGCCATACATCCGTTGAGGACATATTTATTTTCAATATCGTGAAAATCAATAAAAAGCCTTCTGTCAACCTTGAGAGTATCGGAGACGTACATTATGTCGCCTGCTCCTCCAAACTTAAGAAGCAAGTCCCCTTCGTATAGTAGTCCCATTGCAAGTGTGGAAGCAATGTGGTCCGCTGAACCCCCTATTACAGGAATTCCACTTTCAAAACCTGTAATACTTTCAACCTCTTTTGTTGTATATCCTATTATGTCTGTAGGCTTTACAATCGGGGGTAGTAACGACTTTTCGATAGAAACAGCATTGAGAATCTCTGTATCAAACTCTTTTGTATGGATGTTTAAAAGACCACTTTCAAGAGCCCAGTTCAATTCAACATGCACTTTGCCTGTAAGCCTTGTTGAAACAAAGTCATACGAGCCCATTATCCAGCGGGTATTTTTTACAACATCTTCCTCGTGCTTTTTAAGCCAGAGCCACTTTGGGAAAATTACCTGCTGGTTTATTGTATTGCCTGTTTTCTTGAAGTATTCTTCCTCGTTAATTATTGATTTATAATACTCAATTTCTTCAATAGCCCTTGCATCATTTTGCTGGATTGAATTTCTTAAAGGCTTTAAAGTGCTATCAACGGGGATTAGTGTTGGAACCATACCTGTTACACCAACGGAAGCAATCCTCTTGTCAAGACCTGCATTATGGATGAGAGAAAGGATTTCGTAAGTATTACTTAAGAATACATTTGGGTCTTCCTCTGCAAAATTTGGCTGAGTGCTTATAAGGTCGTGCTGAACAGAATGTTCAAACACAATGTTACCATTAGGGTCAATTACGACACCCTTTGTTGATGTTGTTCCAATATCGATACCTAAGGAAAGGTCTCTCATCGTAGTTTGTTTACTTTATCCATTAACCTCAAGACTCTTTCTTTATCTACAGGATTCCAGGTTATTCCATCTTTTTTGAAATATGTGCCAACGATTGCACCATCTGCAACCTTCAAAAGTTCTTCAACATTATTCTCATTTACGCCAGTGTTAACAAAAACAGGGACGGAGACATTTTTCTTTACCCTTTCAATCATTTCTATATTTGGTGGAGCACCGGTCATTGGTCCAGAAACAAGAATAACATCGGCAAGCGATGAGAAAGCAACGCTTTTTGCAATCTCCTCAATAGGACGCCTGTCTAAAGAATAGGCAAATTCTGCGGAGATATTAAAGAAAACTTTAACTCCATTTGCATCTAAAAGTTTCTTGTATCTGTAAACCTCGCCAACAGATGTGTTCCAGAAACCCATATCAGATACATAAACACCTGTTAAGATTTCCCTGACAAACTGTGCTTTTGTTGCCTTAGCAAGCGCTATTGCAGCGAATGGATCCCATAGGACATCAATACCGTGTGGAACTTTAAGGTCTTTAGAAACCTTTCCAATTACAAATCCCATTGTTGCAGCAGTTGCATAGTTTGCATCAAGTTTGTATGGTCGGTCGTTTTCATTGCAGAACATTATTGCATCGACTCCGCCTTCCTGAAGATTGTTTACATCGTTTGCGATCCTATCTACAAGATAATCTATCCCGAGAGTGTCATCATACAAAGGAGAACCAGGAAGCGGTGGGAAGTGCGCCATTCCAACTATTGTTTTTGTTTTTCCAAACATTTTAGCCTCCTTTTGTTCATTGTTGTGAGATATTATATTATACTTTGTTAATTTTGTCAATAGTTAACAAAAAGAAACAATCAAAAATTTTTAATAGGAAGCCAAAATTTAAAATATTCTTAATCTTATGAAATTTCTCTTGACTTTGCATGCATATTTAAATAAAATTCTCCAATATGAGAAAAATACCGAGATGTATGAGCACACAACATCCTGATAATGTATCCCTGCCGTTTTTTGCAAAGGGAAAGGAGCTTGACGGTGAGGATGAGGTCCTTGAGGCTTTCTATGTGTTCTCCCATCTTGGATGCGACGAGCAAATGTGGGACTACGAAGGAAAAGAAGGCGATGATTATGTTGTTAAGAAACTCCTTTCAAAATACAACTACTTTTTCAAAGAGAATAGACTTGGGAAAGATGTATTCCTCACGCTAAGAGTACCAAACCCTGAGTTTGAAACCATTGAAAGAAAAATTCTTCTTGAAACACTTGAAAGCATTCCACGCTCTTTTGATACAGCACATACGATTTACAAAGATGATATTGCTCCTATTTTTGAAGTTATCCTCCCAATGACAACATCATCTAAGGCGCTTGAAAGAGTTTACAGATACTATACGGATTTTGTTGTAGGAAAAGAAAACAAGCCAATTTTTGATTCAGATATATTAGTAAAGGATTGGGTATCAGAGTTTTATCCTAAGAAGATAAATGTTATCCCACTATTTGAAGATTTTACGCATCTTATAAATGCAGACTCAATAACGGAAGAGTTTCTAAAAGGAAAAAGTGATGAGTATATCCGTGTCTTCCTTGCTCGCTCCGATCCTGCAATGAATTATGGACTTATTGCAGCAATCCTTGCTGTAAAACTTGCGCTTTTCAAACTCTGGAAGCTTGGAAACAAAATCGGTGTTCAGATATTCCCTATTGTCGGTGTCGGTCCATCACCTTTTAGGGGTAATTTTACACCAAAAAATGTTTTGCGCACTGCAAACGAATACAGAAGCGTTTATACTTACACAGTCCAATCAGCATTCAAATATGACTATCCTGTTTCTGATGTGAGATTTGCAATAGAACAAATAAAAAGTATTGTTCCTGCGTACCCAAAGGAAATTGATGAAAAATTTGTTATGGACTTCTTCAACAACTACACAAAGGTCTACTTCAGCCATATTGAAAACCTTGCACCAGTCATAAACAAAGTTGCAAATCATATTCCTTCAAGAAGAAAAAGAAAACTCCATATAGGACTTTTTGGATACTCAAGAGAAAATGCATCAATTAAATTGCCAAGAGCAATAACATTCACAGGAAGCCTTTATTCTATAGGTGTCCCTCCAGAGATATTAGGGCTTGAAAGTTTAAGCGATAGTGAGATAGAAAATATAAAAAGGTATTACGAAAACTTCGAAGTCGATTTAAAGGATTCAATGCAATTTTCAAACCCCGACACGCCCTTCTTCCCGAAAAATGTATTAAAAGTGCTTGAAAAATTGGGAATAGATTACGAAATTAACGAAGAGCATAAAGAACTCACAAAAGCAATCGTTTCAACAGTTCTTGATCTTAAGAACTACAATATAGACGAACTAATCCTCCGTGCATCCCAGATAAGAAAATTCATAGGATAGTTACCTCATTTTCTCCAGCTTCTTTTTGAGGATTTTGAGTTCCTCTTCTTTTTTCTTATTTGGCGTATCCTTTAATAGTTTTTCAAGGTACTGGATACGTGCCTTAATTTTGTTTACCTCTTTTTGCTTTTGAGTATCAATTAATTTCTTTTCGCTTTTAGGTTTGCTCTCGTGATCTAAAAGAGTTGCATCCTCAAGGGTATATGTCTTATGAGCAATACTCTTTATCAAATACCTGTCGTGGCTTACAAGGAGGATTGTCCCTTTGTAATTTTTAAGCGCCTCAATTAAAGCCTCGGTTGTTTCAATGTCAAGATGGTTCGTAGGCTCATCAAGAACAAGAAAATTTGAACT
It includes:
- a CDS encoding carbohydrate kinase translates to MRDLSLGIDIGTTSTKGVVIDPNGNIVFEHSVQHDLISTQPNFAEEDPNVFLSNTYEILSLIHNAGLDKRIASVGVTGMVPTLIPVDSTLKPLRNSIQQNDARAIEEIEYYKSIINEEEYFKKTGNTINQQVIFPKWLWLKKHEEDVVKNTRWIMGSYDFVSTRLTGKVHVELNWALESGLLNIHTKEFDTEILNAVSIEKSLLPPIVKPTDIIGYTTKEVESITGFESGIPVIGGSADHIASTLAMGLLYEGDLLLKFGGAGDIMYVSDTLKVDRRLFIDFHDIENKYVLNGCMAASGSLVKWFMRNVVNENSFDKLTEEAYKSEIGARGIITLPYFLGEKTPIFDTKARGVLFGLQLHHTRGDIFRSILESIVYGFLHHVDVLNDLGLEIKRVFISEGGARNPLTREIAADSLGKELKYIKSNPGSSLGVAFLAGVSSNIFKDYSEIEKFLKDFEIIKPNKEKTPIYREYFALYKDLYKTLKPLFERLYEVQTKYNKGG
- a CDS encoding BtpA/SgcQ family protein codes for the protein MFGKTKTIVGMAHFPPLPGSPLYDDTLGIDYLVDRIANDVNNLQEGGVDAIMFCNENDRPYKLDANYATAATMGFVIGKVSKDLKVPHGIDVLWDPFAAIALAKATKAQFVREILTGVYVSDMGFWNTSVGEVYRYKKLLDANGVKVFFNISAEFAYSLDRRPIEEIAKSVAFSSLADVILVSGPMTGAPPNIEMIERVKKNVSVPVFVNTGVNENNVEELLKVADGAIVGTYFKKDGITWNPVDKERVLRLMDKVNKLR
- a CDS encoding phosphoenolpyruvate carboxylase — protein: MRKIPRCMSTQHPDNVSLPFFAKGKELDGEDEVLEAFYVFSHLGCDEQMWDYEGKEGDDYVVKKLLSKYNYFFKENRLGKDVFLTLRVPNPEFETIERKILLETLESIPRSFDTAHTIYKDDIAPIFEVILPMTTSSKALERVYRYYTDFVVGKENKPIFDSDILVKDWVSEFYPKKINVIPLFEDFTHLINADSITEEFLKGKSDEYIRVFLARSDPAMNYGLIAAILAVKLALFKLWKLGNKIGVQIFPIVGVGPSPFRGNFTPKNVLRTANEYRSVYTYTVQSAFKYDYPVSDVRFAIEQIKSIVPAYPKEIDEKFVMDFFNNYTKVYFSHIENLAPVINKVANHIPSRRKRKLHIGLFGYSRENASIKLPRAITFTGSLYSIGVPPEILGLESLSDSEIENIKRYYENFEVDLKDSMQFSNPDTPFFPKNVLKVLEKLGIDYEINEEHKELTKAIVSTVLDLKNYNIDELILRASQIRKFIG